The nucleotide sequence TGGAGCCAGCCGTGGGACATTTTGTTTTTTGCGGGACATAGTTCTAGTGAGGAACGTGGACAAATTCAAATTAATGACACCGAAACCCTCTCCCTCGATCAGCTCCGTTATGGCTTAAAGGCAGCAGTTCGCAACAATTTGAAGCTGGCCATTTTCAATTCTTGCGATGGCTTAGAACTGGCTCGACATCTGGCAGATTTAGGCATTCCGCAGGTAATTGTGATGCGAGAACCTGTGCCCGATCCAGTAGCTCAGGCATTCTTGCGCTATTTCCTGCAAGCTTTTGCCCAGGGTCAGTCGCTATATCTATCTGTGCGTCAAGCGAGAGAACAGCTACAAGGAATGGAAGGAGACTTCCCTTGTGCTTCTTGGTTGCCTGTGCTCTGCCAAAATCCAGTGGAGTCTCCTTTGGCCTGGCCTGTGGTTAGAAAACCCTATGGTCTTGCCAAAACATTGTTTGGAGGGGCGATCGCGGCTCTCTGCACAGGCATGTTACAGCCGACTCCCCCCTTGCCAACACCCTGGGCCAACCGCATCAGCTTGGGCGACAAGATTTTAGTCCGGGCGAGCGCCACCCCCACTAAAGAAGCAGGCGTTAAAGCATTCCGTACCAAACAATTCAGTTCGGCAGCGCAGCAGTTTCAAGCCTCGCTGCAGCAACAACATAACGATCCAGAAACCTTAATCTACTTAAATAATGCTCGCATCGCTAACCAAGCAGCAGTTAGAGTTGCAGTTAGCGTGCCGATTGGTAGCAACCTGAATGTCGCTCAGGAGATTCTTCGGGGAGTGGCTCAAGCTCAGGATGAGATTAATCGTCAAGGAGGTCTGCGGGGACAACTCTTGCAGGTGGCGATCGCGGATGATGAGAACCAACCAGCGATCGCCCGTCAGATTGCCACAGCACTAGTGAAGGATACTCAGACCATAGCTGTGGTGGGACATAACGCCAGTGATGCTTCTGTGGCAGCCGCTCCCATTTATGACGAGGGAGAACTGGTGATGCTGTCCCCCACTAGTTTTTCTGACAAACTCTCCTCTAGCGGCAAATATATTTTTCGCATGGTGCCCAGCATTCGCTTCATTGCCGATGCCTTGGCCCGCTACACCATCAAAAATGACTATAAAGTCAAAATTGCTATCTGCTCTGACACAGCGGCTGTGGATAATGAATCTTTTCGCAATCAATTTACGGCAGCGGTTTTTGCCGATGGGGGGCAGTTTATCAATGTTCCGTGTGACTTCTCCGCTTCTGACTTTAATGCTGAAACCGCGATCGCCACAATCATCAGTAGCGGAGCCGATAGTATTCTCCTCGCTCCCCATGTCGATCGCATCAATAAAGCTGTGGAGATGGCACGCGCCAACCAAGGGCGTTTAACTTTATTCGGCAGCCCAACGCTATATACTTCCCAAACCCTCCAGGCTGGACAGAACACAGTTAATGGCTTGGTGTTGCCTGTGCCTTGGCATCCTACACCACGGGCTAAACACTCTTTTCTCCGCGAAGCTCAGCAACTTTGGGGCGGCTCGGTAAACTGGCGTACTGCTATGTCCTACGATGCAACTAAAACCGTATACATGGGATTACAACATCAACAGACTCGCAAAGGTTTAAGAGATACCCTCAGAAGCCCAGATTTTCTACTGGAGGGAGCTAGCGGCGTTATTCAATTCCTTCCCTCTGGGGAGCGCCGAATTGTGCCAAGCATTGGGGTATTAGTAAAAGTACAACCTAGTACCAAAGCTCCTCTGCGTTACGAGTTTGCCCTTCTCAAGCCATAACTTCCAAATACTAATTGCTGCTTGGGAATGACCTGCGATCGCGGTAGAAACGTTGAATCAACAGAATTAGTGCTGCAAGGTAGGCCACAAGAGCTGCGATGTAACCGATGCCGAATTGAGCACCAAATGAGTGCATCGTGACCGCAAATATCGTTAAATGGATCAGCCCAAACAGAGCGGCAACGATGCCAAGGACAGGCTTGTATGCTCCCAAGGGGATCAGCAACCCTCCCAGCACGACAATCCAGTTAGGAATGGCATAAATTCCCAATCGGAATCCTCCTTGCCAAGCCGTGAATGTATCACTAGAACCAGCAAAGGCACCACTAGCCAGTCCTAGCTTTGCAGGTAAGTTCAAGTTCTCAGGTGGAGGGATATTAGGATCTATGAGTGCATCAGATTGTAACGAAGCCCAAGGCAAAAAGGAAGCCGCTAAAATCACTGCACTCAGCAAGAGTAAAGTTGTTAGCACTGTAAATCGCATCGAATTTCGGCGTTAGATGAAGCTGACTGGCGGGGGTAAAGCAGTTATCAGGTTAGTCATTTATCATGAAGTAAGGTAAAGCGTATCTCAAAAAGTAGGGTTAAAACTCATGGCGTTATTTGGATTTGGCAAAAAGCTGAGCTTGCCCACGCCAGCAGAAGCCTTACCAGGACGGGCAGAACCGATGTCAGTCCCGGAAAAGCACTACGTCAATGGCAACCCCTTGCAGCCACCTTACCCCGCTGGGCTAGAAGTGGCAATGTTTGGCATGGGCTGCTTCTGGGGCGCAGAGCGGAAGTTCTGGCAGCTGCCGGGTGTGTTTACAACTGCCGTGGGCTATGCTGCTGGCGTGACCCCAAACCCCACTTATCAGGAAGTTTGCTCTGGTATGACTGGGCACAATGAAGTAGTGCAAGTGGTGTTTGACCCCAAGCAAATCAGCTATGAGGCTCTGCTGAA is from Trichocoleus sp. FACHB-46 and encodes:
- a CDS encoding ABC transporter substrate-binding protein produces the protein MSKLVVFKFGEGSFAQGFPVTLQIGDDGQASAIEVRGRFPAAPDIPQLYQQWQHLYYRLGGMRIEVPPAQVTNVSTVTECDQAAQKLRASLIHWWSQASVRDLREQVQEEVQRHEAARVIVQTQDLLLRKLPWHLWALFERRPGAEMALCADYAPPSPPLHSPVRILAVLGNSEGIDVQADRAVLEQLPGAKVTLLEKPCRQQLTEQLWSQPWDILFFAGHSSSEERGQIQINDTETLSLDQLRYGLKAAVRNNLKLAIFNSCDGLELARHLADLGIPQVIVMREPVPDPVAQAFLRYFLQAFAQGQSLYLSVRQAREQLQGMEGDFPCASWLPVLCQNPVESPLAWPVVRKPYGLAKTLFGGAIAALCTGMLQPTPPLPTPWANRISLGDKILVRASATPTKEAGVKAFRTKQFSSAAQQFQASLQQQHNDPETLIYLNNARIANQAAVRVAVSVPIGSNLNVAQEILRGVAQAQDEINRQGGLRGQLLQVAIADDENQPAIARQIATALVKDTQTIAVVGHNASDASVAAAPIYDEGELVMLSPTSFSDKLSSSGKYIFRMVPSIRFIADALARYTIKNDYKVKIAICSDTAAVDNESFRNQFTAAVFADGGQFINVPCDFSASDFNAETAIATIISSGADSILLAPHVDRINKAVEMARANQGRLTLFGSPTLYTSQTLQAGQNTVNGLVLPVPWHPTPRAKHSFLREAQQLWGGSVNWRTAMSYDATKTVYMGLQHQQTRKGLRDTLRSPDFLLEGASGVIQFLPSGERRIVPSIGVLVKVQPSTKAPLRYEFALLKP
- the msrA gene encoding peptide-methionine (S)-S-oxide reductase MsrA, which gives rise to MALFGFGKKLSLPTPAEALPGRAEPMSVPEKHYVNGNPLQPPYPAGLEVAMFGMGCFWGAERKFWQLPGVFTTAVGYAAGVTPNPTYQEVCSGMTGHNEVVQVVFDPKQISYEALLKVFWENHNPTQGMRQGNDSGTQYRSGIYVYSEQQHKLAETSRDAYQLGLSKAGYGTITTEIIEAPEFYYAESYHQQYLAKNPNGYCGLGGTNVCLPDVIQA